DNA sequence from the Vicia villosa cultivar HV-30 ecotype Madison, WI linkage group LG3, Vvil1.0, whole genome shotgun sequence genome:
CCACATCTCCTTAACAACCCCAATCATATCCGCCTTCAAAAACATAGCGATCAAAACACCATACGTATGCGTCGTCGGCTCGCACAACCCATCCTCCTTCATCTTCTTAAAAAACTTCAAAGCCTTATCCGCATCCTTCCTCCCTCTATACtccttaaaaaaacaattatacgTCGCAGCACAAGGACTCACTCCATTCCTCACCATCTCATCAATCAAATCCTCCGCTTCTTCAATCCTCCCACACGAACAAAGACACTTGATAACCGAAGTATACGTCACCACATTCGGACAAATCCCTTTCTCCTTCATCAACCCCAGCTTATCCAAAACCAACTGCGGCTTATGCGCCCTACTATAAACATGAAGAACAATCGAAAAGCTAGTCACATCCGGCTCAATCCCACTCTCgcgcatttcatcaaacactttCTCCGCATCCCTCACCGTCCTCTCAAACCTCTCCTCCGGATGCAAACTCGCCTTCCTACAAATCCCATTCAATACCACATTATACGTAACAACATTCGGCTCAACCCGTTTCAACTTCATCTCGTTCAAAAACGACAATGCAGTCTTGAACCTACCAATCTTACACCAACCATAAATCAAAACAGTATACATTTTCACGTCCGGCGTAAACCTGTCGTGATTCTTGTTAAACAAGTCACAAGCGAGTTTAACGTGGCCGTATTTACAAAGCGTGTCGAGCAAGAAAGTGAAGTGATCCGAGGTTAATTTGGTATCGGTGAAGGGTTCGATTTCGAAGAAATCGCGGACGGCTTGTTTGGTTAGGTTAGCGGAGATGAGgcgtttgatgaagatgaagaaggtgGAAGGTGATGGGGGGAGGTTGTGTTGGTCCATTTCGACGATGAGCTGGGAGGCGAGGTCGAATTGGTGGACTTTGGAGACGATGTCGATGAGGAGATTGTAGGAGGAATGGGAGAGAGGTGGGTTTGGGAGGGATTTGGAGAAGTTGTGGAGGGAGAGTGCGATTTTGGAGTTGTGTTTGAGGagggttagggttagggttaggAGATTGGGGGTTAGGGTTATGCCGTTGAGTTGGAGGGAGGATTCGGAGGAGTGGAAGGGGTTGTGGTGGTGGAGGAGGATTTTGGAGATTTGTTCGGCGTCGGTTTGGGTGGAGGAGAAGAGGCGGAGGAGGAGTGTGGGGGTGTAGGTGCGGTTGTGGGGGGTGGGTTTGAGAAGAAACGCCATGGAGTTGTGACTATAGAGGAGTGATAGATAACTAGAGTATGTTCTTATTTGaaattttaagttttaaattttgatttgtaaatttaaaatagtgtttcttgtgaatataatttgtatgaaattttatttgaaatttacaAATGAAGATTGGGTTAATTCAAAAATGTACAATACACTCTCAAAAAAGACAATATAGTAGCAAAAATTAAAAGATCATCAACTTGACTATATTTGTCCTAAGTTTTCTACTATACCAACTCCTATACACAATCATATCTATTATATTATCAATTATTTTTGTCTTATCTACTGTGTCATAACAAATATCGTTACGGTATTTTCACACACCATAATAGTTTCTGTAACAGCTAGTTTCAGGATGGAGACTCTCCACTACTCTTACTCAACCACTCCAATTCTTCGTCCCATGTACGCGGAAGATGTGCAATCTGAATCCAATCAAGAATCTTGGCCCAAATACATATCGTTTTAGAACAACCAAACAACAGATGATTAAGTGATTCCTCTTCTTGTGTACACAAACAACATCTATCATCAAAAATCATACCATATCGACAAAGGTGTTGTTTCGTAGCCAATCTTCCGTGAAAAGAAAGCCACGTAGTCATCATAGCCCTTAGCGGGGCAACATTATAGCGGACAGTGGCGAAGCCAGAAAAAATATATagcctgggcaaaaaatttaATGACCGAAAATCATTGTCTCAATTACTTTATCCTTAAAATCAGCACTAAACTCTTCTATAAAATACGAGTTCAACAACATCTAAGTAAAAGGTATACTTTCTATATACATAGTTTTCTCCCGCATTTTAGAAGTAAATCCttaattagataattaaattTACTAACTTCATCAAACTTTTTACTGAATCAAAAAGGCACATATTAAACCTTATTCTAAAGAGAAGGCAATTTCATGACATTGCCACATGCAGGTTCAATTGAATGTGAATTTAGTAAAAGAAATACATAGTTTTGGCACAAATTAAGCAAAGCAAATTGCATCATATTCTTTGAGTGTTTTTCAACCGGGCTCTGTTATTCATACTGGAAAGAATAATTATCAAAGGGATCTGTTATGCAACACTGAACTTAGAGTCACAACATGAAAATAAGGACAAATATTTCCATATATATTTCTACAATAGCATGTGGCAAATTTTCCTAACTATACTACAGCAGAGACATTCATAGAGACATTCAATACCTCCTACACTAAATTTGCACACATAAAGGTTGTGTTATAGATGCTCAAGCAGTGGACTCGGGAAACCCATACCGAAACCATAGCTGCAACCAAGATATTTCAACacagaaaaacaaaagaacatgGTTCAGGCATTTCAGCGAACACTTGATGTGCATAGCGCGAAAcgaaaaattcagcaaacaattATTCACTGATTCATAAACCACAACcagcaacaataacaataacatcaCAACAACGATTTCACATCAATAATCGAGCTTAAAAGCGAAAGAAAAGGAATAAGAAGAGAACTCACACGATTCGACATCTAAACAGACCATTATTCAGCGACTACTCCTTTTTGATTTTTTGAGCGAGACTATGAGAGAGACCATGGAtggagatgagattttgaagaagagcCTGGGCAACTGCCCTATCTCGCCGGGCGCTGGCGTCGCCCCTGATAGCGGAAGAGATTCCTCCATGGCACTTTGAGAATATCTCTAGACATAGTCTTATAAACATCATTAATAAACTTATTGAGAAGTGCTATATAGCACGACTCACTTAACAACGAAATTGAACGATGCTTAAATCACCGGTTAATATAAAATTCATGGGAGAGATGGCATAAAAGAGATGCCAAAAATATTTCATCCCAGGGTTATGATTAATTCGTACGCATTCGTGCTGGGTTGGTCTTCGTACCATCTAGCATTTTCCAAACTTATTACTATTTATCATATGCTCTCATATCTGTTGAATATCAACCACAATAGCCCTTTGTTTGAAGATGAACTTAATAATCCAAGAGGTGTAGTTTTTTATGCTAACTTTCATTAGGTCCTCTTTTTTCAAATAATAAGTATGTATCAATTTAACCTACAGACTATCAGCTTTTCTACTGAGGTTTCAAAGTAATTTCAGCATAGTAATTTTGTTCCAGATTTTAAGGTTAATAATTCACAATCCTCCATAATCCCGAGGTCTACATACATTATCCCAAACAATAGAGTTTTTTCTACCGATTTCAGAATCACCTGTCCATAGGAAAGATATACATATAGATTCAATTTTAGGAACAACCAATTTCGGGATAGGAAAACATTGCATCAAATAGTTCGTAATGGCAAATGTAACACTTTTGATAAGTTGGACACGTTCTGCGTAACTAAGGAGTTTAGTGCTCCAATGATTAACTCTATTCATTATCTTCTCAATCAGCGACATAAAATGAcggatatataattttttaaaggt
Encoded proteins:
- the LOC131593456 gene encoding pentatricopeptide repeat-containing protein At2g13420, mitochondrial-like, with the translated sequence MAFLLKPTPHNRTYTPTLLLRLFSSTQTDAEQISKILLHHHNPFHSSESSLQLNGITLTPNLLTLTLTLLKHNSKIALSLHNFSKSLPNPPLSHSSYNLLIDIVSKVHQFDLASQLIVEMDQHNLPPSPSTFFIFIKRLISANLTKQAVRDFFEIEPFTDTKLTSDHFTFLLDTLCKYGHVKLACDLFNKNHDRFTPDVKMYTVLIYGWCKIGRFKTALSFLNEMKLKRVEPNVVTYNVVLNGICRKASLHPEERFERTVRDAEKVFDEMRESGIEPDVTSFSIVLHVYSRAHKPQLVLDKLGLMKEKGICPNVVTYTSVIKCLCSCGRIEEAEDLIDEMVRNGVSPCAATYNCFFKEYRGRKDADKALKFFKKMKEDGLCEPTTHTYGVLIAMFLKADMIGVVKEMWSDMIESGVGPDLDSYTVLIHGLCERKKWREACQYFVEMIEKGFLPQKVTFEKLYRGLIQSDMLRTWRRLKKRLDQESITFGSEFQNYHLKPYRR